The following are encoded in a window of Pecten maximus chromosome 17, xPecMax1.1, whole genome shotgun sequence genomic DNA:
- the LOC117315552 gene encoding von Willebrand factor A domain-containing protein 7-like gives MLFFLLYIGSFLAVGSVAFKPTIGQGDDPSMYTHESITLEGVERAAAKFLTSSGIYNTSTKDPKILVKEYFGSDTNSYQDYQQRGREFAAAVMKVYKTYHTNPEYTVNSEQIAPADNLVQATRLEIASILSSGPLNDAKMNIMVDKVGKCLMIIQSFYSNTNWIEMMVNGGESYLNFGTLASFNVKVAAPDTVTCRNCDDTVANSCNNNLLIHDRLTSGYLYGQLLYPKPKADPLATEGKCSHGGVNDFGKNTAATGGINKETPDWNWSPHAHLHNISGLTAVRATEAFFIDATTGLFRGVDLTTMEKIFKLKRVTHELTLGFVIDVTGSMANDIRSVKDTLIRKLSDVIGTQNAPTKYVLATFSDPANLTTVATTPDGNEMIRWIERLIVDGGGDCPEFAMSGVRAAINASDPYSKIYVATDADAKDANMTDLAIKEANAKHITMQFILTGNCSGSSRRRRDSPLLRTRSLSPFESLAISTGGSVYHVDHNEVTAVLDHVLEKDFPSSEAIIDYFVRTTSDNDTMDIIVDSAAAVLVITINGPYTLSQASLALPNGTPQTFPTKHATQYLSSHTITMSIQRPSPGIWKLTRRSGSSWTVNVTASTYLDIDSQLKETESGISYVVDNNPIIGENYTLEVLAYNLNSSSSSFNLHLLDDQGAVLYSQPVDITFGSSKINGYVPIVAPSENFYVQLSGIDENNFQFKRMSRKLTKPVGVELYVQPIFGNLDVGIVHNITYTLSNLGSSSQIYTVSITDDKGRIQSPLSQQKILPVGNSTSGYFQISSLHELEYVTYTVSVKLSGSTSVLQSTTSTVMFAGPVCSSFVSRKCSLVNTGSNCTLSTWSATAVFSFDVSTYKNITNVSMTIDSVDRKRLHIRGICCQNNFTVNAKSSGGGSGCDTSQNVVASGEEDIFMVKVIDEVKPDGSNETYRNDSKPHHVSVTKASSKFGIIVGSAVGSAAAIVAVAVGIIIYKACTAKKTKTARIHVDPVSHINTPMSEYKQTKMRSNYRY, from the exons ATGTTGTTTTTCCTCCTGTATATCGGGTCATTCCTGGCTGTAGGATCTGTGGCGTTTAAGCCGACCATTGGTCAAGGAGATGACCCCTCCATGTATACTCACGAGAGTATTACTCTGGAGGGAGTGGAGAGGGCGGCCGCCAAATTCCTTACTTCAAGTGGAATATATAACACTTCAACAAAAGATCCCAAAATCCTTGTCAAAGAATATTTTGGATCAG ATACAAACAGTTACCAAGACTACCAGCAGCGAGGTCGAGAGTTCGCGGCAGCCGTAATGAAGGTCTATAAGACATACCATACCAACCCGGAATACACCGTCAACTCAGAGCAGATAGCGCCAG CCGACAATCTTGTCCAGGCAACGCGGTTAGAGATAGCGTCCATCCTATCATCAGGACCGTTAAATGATGCGAAGATGAACATTATGGTGGATAAAGTGGGGAAGTGTTTAATGATCATCCAGTCCTTCTACAGTAACACGAACTGGATAGAGATGATGGTGAATGGTGGAGAGTCGTACCTAAATTTCG GAACTCTTGCCTCCTTTAATGTGAAAGTTGCCGCACCAGATACTGTGACCTGCCGTAACTGTGACGACACCGTGGCTAA TTCGTGTAACAACAACTTGCTGATCCACGACCGTTTGACCAGTGGCTATCTGTATGGTCAACTGCTTTATCCGAAACCGAAAG CCGATCCTCTCGCTACTGAGGGTAAATGTAGTCACGGTGGAGTGAATGACTTCGGGAAGAACACAGCAGCGACAGGAGGGATAAACAAGGAGACTCCGGACTGGAACTGGTCTCCGCACGCACATCTACACAACATCTCCGGACTGACAGCGGTCAGAGCGACGGAAGCATTCTTCATTGACGCCA CGACAGGTTTATTTAGAGGAGTTGACCTGACGACCATggagaaaatattcaaattaaaaagaGTGACTCATGAGCTAACACTGGGGTTTGTTATTGATGTCACTGGATCGATGGCAAATGATATCCGGTCAGTCAAGGACACTCTGATCCGAAAGTTGTCAGACGTTATTGGAACACAGAACGCACCGACCAAGTATGTCCTGGCGACATTTAGTGACCCAG CAAACCTGACAACGGTCGCCACGACACCAGACGGTAACGAGATGATACGGTGGATAGAAAGGCTGATAGTAGATGGGGGAGGTGATTGTCCCGAATTTGCCATGTCTGGAGTACGAGCTG CGATCAATGCATCTGATCCCTATTCTAAAATCTACGTCGCCACGGATGCTGACGCCAAAGATGCCAATATGACTGACTTGGCAATAAAGGAAGCTAATGCGAAACATATCACAATGCAGTTCATACTGACAGGCAATTGTTCTGGGTCTAGTCGACGTCGTAGAG ACTCACCGTTGCTACGAACAAGAAGTTTGTCACCGTTTGAGAGCCTTGCTATTAGCACTGGAGGTAGTGTTTACCATGTAGACCATAATGAGGTCACCGCTGTTCTGGATCATGTCCTGGAG AAAGATTTCCCGTCCTCTGAAGCCATCATCGACTACTTTGTCCGGACTACGTCAGACAACGACACCATGGATATCATTGTTGATAGTGCGGCAGCCGTCCTTGTTATCACAATAAATGGCCCGTACACTCTGTCTCAGGCGTCATTGGCTCTTCCTAATG GAACTCCCCAAACTTTCCCGACGAAACATGCTACTCAATACTTATCCAGTCATACGATTACAATGTCCATCCAG AGACCATCACCTGGTATTTGGAAGTTGACCCGACGTAGCGGTTCCTCATGGACAGTAAACGTAACAGCGTCCACTTATCTGGACATTGACAGCCAGCTTAAAGAAACAGAATCCGGAATATCGTATGTAGTGGACAATAATCCTATTATAG GTGAAAACTACACCCTGGAAGTCCTCGCCTACAATCTAAACTCGTCGTCGTCATCGTTCAATCTACATCTACTAGACGACCAGGGAGCGGTCTTGTATAGTCAGCCAGTGGATATCACGTTTGGTTCTTCAAAAATAAATGGATACGTGCCAATTGTAGCGCCATCAGAG AATTTCTATGTACAGTTAAGTGGTATTGATGAAAATAATTTCCAATTCAAGAGGATGTCTAGGAAGCTAACAAAACCTGTTGGCGTGGAGTTATATGTTCAACCCATATTTG GAAACCTTGATGTCGGAATAGTCcacaatataacatatacactCAGTAACCTGGGTAGTTCCTCCCAGATCTATACTGTCAGTATTACCGACGACAAGGGAAGGATTCAAAGTCCACTCTCTCAACAGAAAATACTACCTGTAGGGAATTCCACAAGTGGATATTTCCAGATATCGAGTCTGCATGAATTGGAATATGT GACATACACTGTGAGCGTGAAACTGTCGGGGTCTACATCAGTCCTTCAGTCAACTACATCAACAGTGATG TTTGCTGGACCCGTGTGTTCTTCCTTTGTGTCCCGGAAGTGCAGCTTGGTAAATACCGGAAGTAACTGTACTTTGTCAACATGGTCGGCCACAGCTGTTTTTTCATTTGATGTATCAACTTACAAGAATATCACAAATGTCTCAATGACCATAGACTCTGTTGATAGGAAACGTTTACATATCAG gGGGATATGTTGTCAAAACAACTTCACGGTGAATGCTAAGTCGTCAGGCGGAGGAAGTGGGTGCGATACGTCACAAAACGTCGTAGCTTCAGGCGAAGAAGACATATTTATGGTTAAAGTGATTGATGAAGTCAAACCCGACGGTTCTAATGAAACATATCGAAAT GACAGTAAACCACACCACGTGTCCGTCACCAAGGCGAGTTCTAAATTTGGAATTATAGTTGGTTCCGCGGTTGGATCTGCAGCTGCCATCGTCGCTGTTGCGGTTggaataattatatacaaagcATGTACCGCTAAAAAGACGAAAACGGCAAGGATACATGTAGATCCCGTCAGTCATATAAACACTCCAATGTCAGAGTACAAACAAACCAAGATGCGTTCAAATTACAGATATTAA